GGCCTGGGCTTCTGTGCATCCCGTGCGTCCGGCCAACCACAACTAACACTAGTGTGCTCTTTGGCACTTTCCAATGTCAGGGGCCTGGGAGAACTGTGCCACCCAcatctcttctcttttcttctcctcccctcccctcccctcccctcccctcccctcccctcccctcccctcccctcccctcctactcctctaccccctcctcctcctctccccttctcctcttcctcttcctctcctcctctctttatttctcctctgctctcttcacCATTTGTTTACAGAGCCCTTATCTTGATATCCAGAACCAAATCATACATGCCACTACTTGATTTCAGTCTTGGAGTAAAGGTTTTCAAATCTGGACTGACGAGCAGCAGACAAATCCATGTCCCCCTCTGAAAGGCACTCCCAATGCCCGTACCCAGCCCCTCCTCTTCTGAAAAGTCCACCTGTGTTTACAATCCAGGCTGCACCCACAAGATGTATGACCGCATGGAAGAATCTGATGTGGCATTTAATTAATTTAAAGCCATTGCAATGCTTTTGTTGAGAACCTTCATTGCAAAAGGGACGTTCCTTACTTCAAGCACCTCCTCCGCAAAGTAATGATTTGTTCAGATATTTAGTGATGCTAATCCTTCGCATCTAAAGACGTTATCTCCTTCACCTCACCTCAAGAGAGGTTACAGACAGACGTGAACATTTATGTAACAGATACCCGACCTAGTCCACACCCTTAACCGATTCCTCTCACCTCAAAGAACCTCTCCTCCTGATGACGAAACAGCAATGGCCTGAAATGCCTGGACAGGTGCTGGCTAAGTttacagaaagagaaggagaaataaTCAATTGTTAATAAGTCTGTTGAGGTTTTGGTTGTGATGCCGTGCCAACTCCTTCTCCATCATGCACCATCCTGACAGCCCCCGAGGCCTGAGAGAACCACATCTGAGACTTTCCCTCATCACCAGCCTCTTAGGAATTCTTACATAAACATCTGCAGGGCATGGGCACACACCAAGGCTAGCTCCACCCTGGCGCACACACCAAGGGTAGCTCCTACCTGGCgcacacacaaaggcacacacctgtggcACACACATTCATAGAGGTATGCAGtcatgcatgaacacacacacacaccacacacagagacacacacacacaccagacacacacacacactcaccggtGTGGTGAGTCCAGAGGAAGCCTGTAAGAGCAGGTCTGTCTGGTGCTTTGCAGCTGCGGACCATTCTAGAACAATGCTTCTTAAAGGTAGCTGCTTTTAGTGACCGTGCATGTATTGCAGAACTCTGACTCTTATATTGAGAACATCTGCTGTTCATTGTCATGCCATGTCTTGTGTTGTTTGCATGACAGACAAAGGAGTTGGTGAAAGCCAGGGGTGgcattgaggggggggggggggggggaactggtCTCACTGGTAATTCAGTTTATACAGAAATATTACCAGTGAACCACCATACATGTTTTCATTTTAAGATGTTGCTCCCATTTTCAATATACCAGTAGATTGTGACTGCAGGCTGTAAACTAAATTCGGAGGGACCAACAGGAAACTATAAGACCTGAGGACAGTGAGTTCCAGTCATATTATATAAATTACAAGATCCGGTGTCTTCGGCACAGTTTCTATTCCAACGTTTCCTGCCAAGGTTTctggcccagtgtgtgtgtgtgtgtgtgtgtgtgtgtgtgtgtaaaaaaaaggTAATATTTCCAATGTCTTATTTGTCTGTGTTTGCACATGCCTGTGCATATCAATTAGAAAATGTGTGTTTTAGAaaaagtgtgcatgtgtgtgtttgtgtgcgtatgtgtgtgtgcattcagtgTCTGTTGTCAGCATTATAATTCACAGACAAACTATTCCGTTCTACTCTCCTGGTTCAGTCCTGATGTCAGCAGGTTTctggagtagggtgaagttgctcCTAGATGGTGATCTTGGATGATTTATGATTTTAGCATTTTCTCCACTAATGGTTGAGGTTAGGATTAGGGCAGGGAAAGCTGATCCTATATCTGTACCTAGGGGCAACTTTACCCTTGAGCCGGGTTTTTTCCTGTGCAGGGAAATAGCCTCCTGATGAGCAATAAGGTTTCATGAGACTGGGGAAGGTAATTGAGCGGCTTACGATCATGTAAATGAAAAAAGGGTACACCATTAGGAAGTCACAGAAACactacacatggacacacagCAAACAcgcactttttacacattttgttacgttacaaccttattctaaaattgactaaatatttttttccctcatcaatctgcacacagtaccccataatgatgaagcaaaaacaggtttttataaatgtatacataagtattcagaccctttactcagtactgttTAACCTTTGGCCgcgtgtcttcttgggtatgacgctacaagctaggcacacctgtatttagggagtttctcccattcctctctgcaaatcctctcaagctctgtcaggttggatggggagcattgctgcacagcaattttcaggtctctccagaaatgttagatcgggttcaggTCTGGGTTCTGGCTGtgccactaaaggacattcagagacttgtcacgaagtccctcctgcattgtcttggctgtgtgcttagggtcgttgtcctgttggaaggggaaccttcgcccccagtctgaggttttgtgcgctctggagcaagatctcatcaaggatccctctatactttgctccgttcatctttgcctcgatcctgactagtctcccagtctctgctgctgaaaaaactCCACACAGCaagatactgccaccaccatgcttcaccgtatggatgatgtcaggtttcctccagacgtgacgcttggcattcaggacaaagagttcgaTCTTGGGTTCATCAGACTTGTTctcttggtctgagagtctttaggtgccttttggtgaactccaagcgggttgtcttgtgccttttactgagaagtggcttctatctggccactctacaataacggcctgattggtggagtgctgcagagatggttgtccttctggaaggttctcccatatccacagaggaactttagagCTCTGTTCTTGGTCAccgccctgaccaaggcccttctcccccaattgctcagtttggccaggcggccagctttaagagtcttggtggttccaaacttcttccatttcagaatgattcgaggccactgtcttcttggggaccttcaatgctgctgatttatttggtacccttccccagatctgtgccccgacacaatactgtctcagagctctacggacaactccttcaacctcatggcttggtttttgctctgacatgcactgtcaactgtgggaccttatatagacaggtgtgtgcttttccaagtcatgtccaatcaattgaattttccacaggtggactccaatcaagttgtagaaacatatcaagttttatcaatggaaataggatgtacctgagctcaattttgagtctcatagcaaattgtctgaatacttacgtaaataaggtatttctaaaaacctgttttcagtttgtcattatggggtattgtgtgtagatttactGAGAACAAAATATTTTAtccatattagaataaggctgtaacgtaccaaaatgtggaaaaagtcaaggggtctgaatactttccgaatgcactctacCTGTATCCATGCATGCGCAtggacacacactctctctctctttctttctctcacacacacacattccttttcATCAGAAATCTGTCCCACTTCCCAGCAACAGCAGCACATGTGCATCCCATCGCTAGACTACAGAGCTTCGAATTAAATGCTAAAACACAAAGGCCAAAGAAAACAAGATTACGCTCTACTTCTTAAGTTAAAAGCTTTTGATAGCAACCAAAGAACATTTAAAACGTCAATACACGTCATTGTGACCGTAGTATATCTTCCAATCACCATTTTCTGTTCTGGGAAGTCTCAGACCGAACCAAGatattttaccccccccccccccccccccccccgggtgcatgtttagtttttttccctAGCACTACACGGTTTATTTaaatcatcaaagcttgatgatgagttggttattgaCATAGGTGTGTTTTGACCATAGTACggcatatttctatctgaacattcCACCAACATTGTGTTCAGCTGAACGCAGCATTGGTGTGGCGTGCGGTATAGAGTGACATTTCCCTGttggtcagttttgcatttcccccactaatggttaaggttaggattggaggAGGGTGAGcttatcctagatctgtacctaggggaaacttcaccccggagcatgatgtactgtggaGGGACAAGGCGAGAGAGTGAGAAAAAAAGTGAGATATTTTGCCGGCCGGTCCTTCACAGTCCTCTGAGTGCATGTTGGCACACTTTCACACAGCAGCCACGGCCAGAGTGAGAGGGCGTTAAAAGCAGCAATAGAAGAGGTATTCTTTGTAAGGCCTGGAGACGTACTAAATCATTTACATTGAACATAGTTtaactgatttaaaaaaaagatgaTCCAAAAAGATGCTTCGGCTTGACACTTTCTTTTGTTCTcactctcacctctccttctttcagagacacacgcacacagaacaTGTACAGGCAATGGACACATCAAGACATCGCTAAAAAAAGAGACTCCAGGTGTTtgataaaatgtttattttattgatATTAAAAATGAAAGTACATGAATTGTGCATTTCAGACGTTCTAGCGTGCAGAGGTTAAATCGATAAAATATGCACAGGCTGAGTGGGTTACTGACACAAAAAATGTAGCCGATGCTCGGCAAGAGATCCCTTCATATCCAGCGCAAAGAAGTGGTTGTCTTCCACGCCATTCAAAAGAACACTATAGTAGCCTGTTTGAACAATACAATAGTGAATGCAGTCCTACCAGGAAGaacacatttaaaataaaataaaaaataaaccatGTCGTTGTCACTGTCTGGAAACAAGATACATAACCGTCTgggaaatataataataataataattgcacTGCTTTGTTACACAAGTGGAATATAGAGTCAAAGACAGGACATATAGGCATGGGGGTCATAAAGGTCGTAGTTCATAGGCTAGGTTAGGGCCCTCTTaaggtggaggggaagagagaggatatTCAGTATTGGCTCGATTCACCTCTACCCCTACTGGGACGAGTATCCGTTAAATATCCATCCATTTTATGGGCCAAAATCATATAAAATAGCATGAAAAAAAAGTTGTGGCACAGACTTCCATGGAGCCTATAGTGCATGGGGAGCAGTGGTTTGTCACCTGGAGAGCAGTGTCACTGTTGCCAGATATGGCTTAGAGCTCTGTCGCCCTAATCCCACTATACTACTTCATCCCTTCAACTCAACAACAACTCCACATCTCCCTCTTTAGAAACCAAAGATTTTCCTGAGTAGTTCAACTGCTTCAAAACTGGTCCAGTATGGTAGCCCTTCATCGAATACATGTTGATGATAGATCAGGGAAGGGGTATTATGGGAGGAATGTTGCACTCCTGTTCCCATGGCAAAAGGCAGATAGAACATCTGGGGAATGTTGATGAATAAGAAAGGGATTGAGAGAGGATGAGTGAGAGTTGAGATTGCTGTAGGTGACCTTTGTTTGACTTATGGCCAAATGTCACAGTGACATCATCAAATCCAGAGCAGGGTGCccaacacactgactgaccaccAGCACATGCAAGTTACCCAGACTGCACTGGGAGGAAGGGTAGGGTGCTCTCCAATCCCCAAGAGCCAATCAGAACGGAAGTCTCTAATACAACTATGACAATAGACCCTCTTGTCATAGTCTCTGGCCAGCAATACTAAAGTGGTTTAAAACGTAGTGGGTTGTGTACAATCAACGCATAATGTTGTTGAACTGGTATTTGCAATCAGGTCAGTCATGGATATGTTCCTTTTTCCCATCCAGGCTTCTAAACGTCCATGCCGACCTGTGTAGTCAGAGTATGTGCCTATTTCTGTGACATAACATACCTAAGCAATCCAGGCTATTCTACTATTAAAATATTAATTTAAAGTAACTCTGTGGcaaatgaaaatgaaaaaaaaaaagaaagttttTTGGTACAAAGCATCTACAAAAAGAATTACAAGTCAAATGGGAAaaaagagatcatacaaaataaaTCTGTCAGTTTGAGCATCAGTGCTATGTATATTATTTGGACCAatttttcatatatatttttataacaaAATAAATAATGCCTTTATACAGTGCCCTTATTTGTAtttcaacaaacaaacaaaaaagcttGGCGGCTCATTACGCAAGATACAGCTCAGACTAAAAGAAAATAACACAACGTCCCTGGAAACtaattttatgtatgtatgtatatatatatatatatatatatatatatatatatatatatatatatatatatataaaaacatgtatgtatatatatatacacatttacatgtttgtgtgtgtatatatatatatatatatatatatatatatatatatatatatacacacacacacacacacacacgtaaatgtatataatatatatatatatatatatatgtgtatatatatatgtatatatatatacacatacatatatacacatgtacatatatatatatacacatatatatatatatatacacatatatatatatatatatatatatatacacatgtacatatatatatacacatatatatatatacacatgtatatatacacacacacatatatatatatatatatatattcaagtATTTGTTTTCAGGCAAAAGCATGAGAATACTACTGATatacaattaaaaataaaatgttagtTGACATTATTGCTGTTTTTTCCCTTTGAATTGAAATTTGTGCCTTTCTTAAAAACTGTAGAATAATATTATAACAATAACGATGGACAAAATGTTTAACCAAAAAATGCCTATTTCGCAAAAAGCAGGAATGTCACGGTACCAGAAACTGACAGGgtttaactttttttttctccttgAAACACAGATGTGAAAAGAAAAAAGAAATATGTCAAAACCCCAAAATATTATCATCATTATCCCACTCGTTCTGTGTCCATATTAACGTGTCACTTCCTTCCAGAGCAGGCCAGCGTTCTTCAAAGCCATGACAAAACAGGAAGTACTGTCCCGGAACAAGAAGTCAAACTACTGTTCCAATCCAGGCGGTCCATAATGTCCTGTTATGTCCCCACACTGCTCCCAGTTCTCGTAGGGCCTTGGGGGCCAACGGAGAGGGGAGTGGGTCTCAGGTCCCCTTACCACTTCCTCAAGGGAGCTGTTAGCGCATAGTGCTAGCACGCACCGTCTTTTATTCTCCTTTTTAAAGTCACACTTTCCTTAAAACGGAAAGTTTTAATATTCATTAAAAGCGGGAAAAAAAACGTGCTTTTCAACCCCTTCTTCTCTGAGTCCATTCTAAAAGCTAGCACCATGACATTTTTTTTAAGCTACACGTTCATTGTTCATAAAAAAATAGTGCTTTTTTTTTCTTTCCTTTGACGTAATCCGTGGCGATGTGCAATTTTGCAGACTTCTTTTTCTGCTTTTTGTTTGTGATTAAAAGGTGCTGGAACAGGAATCTAATTTTACAAAATAATTCCTTACAGTGTGGAAGTCCATTTATAGTTAGAGGTGCAAACTAATAACAAAAAGGACTAACAGAGAGATAATTTTTCTGCTTCGGGAAAGCGTTCTTTTATGCAAGCCGTTTCTTCACTTTCTGTTGTCTTCCACAAGGACAAAAAACATTCCGCCTGCTGTCCTCTTGACACTTGCAAGCCATAGAGCTCTTTCATCTTTcttttcttcctttctttcttttttttatttaagGATCCACCTAAATTGCATTCAGCCAAATAGTTCACTTTTTGTTCATTGATTGTGTTGGTGTCTTTTGTGTCGGTGAATgaaagagagagcgcaagagtGAGAGTCAGGACAGGAAGAATGTGAACGTATGTTTGAGTGTCTGGGTGAGGGGGTCTAGGGTAGGTTTGGGGTCAAAAAGTAGTAGATGGGcaggggggtgggtgggggggttggttggttagttggtgGGCTCGGACGGGATTTGGGGGTGGGCTGGGTGGGGGGAAAGGTCAAACGAGGACTTGCCACAGAAATGACGTCAGAGACAAAGCTATAATCCCCtagtctttttttcttcttcatctccctccaaaCTCGTTGTCTGTGCAAAGGGCTTTCGATGGGGGAGTTGGGGTGCTGGTGAGGAGGCTCAATTGTGGCTGACGTAGTTGTCCGTGGGGGGCAGGACTGGGGGAAGCTTGCTGGGCAGGGTGATCAGAGGCCGGTGGAACATCGCCTGCTCTTGGGCCTTGATCTTCACCGCCTGCCTCCGGAACTTCCGGGCCCTGAGGATGGCCGGGACGCCCCTCCGGAGCCGCTGAGCAGCCTTCCTCTGCCACGCCTCATATTTGGAATACTTCACAGTCACATGTTTTCTTGGGACATCCTGTGGAGttgggaaaaagagggagagagagtttaaAGAATTGTCGTTACATTTGGAGCTCACCGTACCTTTGAAGGTCGCCGCTGATTCTGATTACAACGGCTATTTTCCCCTGACCACCCCTAAAGAAAGTTGTCAACAAGAGCTCGGCTCCGCCCCCTCATCATAATGTCTGAGGGAATGCGGGAGACTATCTCAATGTGACCACACATTCATTGTTCACTAAACGacccctcccccaacacacacctaTCTCGGCAGTAAACACATTCCGGTGAAAAAACACTATCCCTGGCCAATTCCTTAAAACGGTGAGACTGGGAAATCCCCAtgcagagggggaggggggttgtttgtgtgtgtctgcgcatGCATGCatatgagagagatagagaatgggTGGGTGGGGGCAGAATTTATGCGTAACTAGTACTCCTCCTGAATGGCTTGTTTGGGTCATGCCACTTTGAGAGTACTCTGTGTGAAAGTGTCTCTTTCTCCCTAGACACACACATCAATTGCAGTTTATCTCCCCATTCACTCCCCAGCCTGGAAACAtctgggcgagagagagagagcagtcaaCTCGTTTCACTGCCAAGGCACGACTGGGGATGTGTCCCAACATATCCCCCTCGCACTCACAACACCTAGTAGACATGTACCATTAGTCTTTAACATACCTAAACAGTCAAATAGTGCTAAACGGTCTTAAACAGTCATTAGCTGTCCTAAATAGTCCTATCGCCACCTTATTTCACAACCAACTGATGTTGACATTAAATGGCAGTTGAAAGTCAAAACGGAGGGATATCTATCTATCCAGCCCTGAGGGGGTAGTCGTAAAGAACAGGAGATGAGAAGAGGAAGACATTTAAGAGTTTTGGAATGCTGCCCACAGTTGAGGTTGTTGTTCACAGAGTTAAAAAGCCTGCAGCTTCTTTTGAAGTTTTCGTGTGCACGCTTTTGACTTGATTCACAGTGACTGATAGCTATTGCTGTTTCAGTGAAGGTTGCCAAATGTATGCACATTTTGGAGCATCTAGTGTTCCATGACTAATCGAGGCACATTGCAAATGTTGAAAAAAGGAACTTGATGTTCTTTGTTTGGGTTGTTTTGAAGGGGGCTGAATGGATCTGACCCTAAACAGGCAGGTGTAATGTGTTACAACAACATTTTCTAATCTGCTCACTTTCTCACCAGCTGTGACCAACCTGCAGTTGAACCTTATCCGCTCTACCCAAATGTACTCTCGGGCCCTGGTGTTTTCCACCTCGGTCAGCAGTCTCGGAAGGAGATACTTGCTTACCACCGACTATTTTCGCAAGATAACACAACCCTCAAACGGCTTTATCGCCACTCCCACAGACGGGGGCATACGGGTTCAGCACGCGGTGGAACGGAGACAAGGGAGATGTGGGGATAGATAGGGACACATACGGACAGGTCaaggacagaggaggacaggtagGGCTGGTTTCCTGGTTTTCCCATACAGGCCATACCTGTTTGATTGTGGGCACCATGGGAATGATCTGTAGAGAGGTGGCCGACACGTCCCTCTCTGACTTGGCAGGTTTGGCACAATACTGCTCCAACAGGTTGAGGTCACAGCTACGGAAACAACACTCCTCCACGATACCACGGTTCTGGGAGCGTCTGCTGTTAGACCTGCTGGTTGGCCTAcctgcagaaagagagaggaagggagagtgagatcattaggagaggagagacttGTAATTCAATTACAATGAAAGTGAATCAAGATAGCAGCGTTGGCAGTTTGGCCAAATCCATCAAATCCATAATGTTTCCCCCCAATTGACAGATCCAATTGGCCCACTTCACTTTGACCAAACACAGGATAAAAGGCTATCTGAGCCCAACTCTGACAAAAGTTGATGTTTGTTTGTTGGTGCGTTTGTTTTTGGAAGTGGTCATCTTGTTATGGTATTTCATTAAGCCATCCAGAAGTCCTTTAGTTGGTAAATACAGCAGTAAATACTCCTCACACACTGGAGAATATGCAGACACAACACAGCCAAGCACAGAGAGACATAACCGAGCACAGAGACGAGAGACACACCGCCAAGCACATACTCACACagccaaggagagagagacagagacacacatagcCAAATACAGACAAAGAGACACATAGATCTGAAACCCTCACTATTTGGGTGAGTAAACACACAACATGGACACTCTCCTTTGACCTTATCCCTTGCCAACTCAGCAAAGGGAAAGGGGGAgtccacatacagtacatctgaaAGGCTGGGGAAAGACAGGGGGAACgctgatagagagacagagggagaggaacagaagACGAGAGGAAGAAATAGAATGGAGAGAAACGCACCTAAAGACATTGAGAGTGTGAGTGCCTTGCATTATCTATCGGCAAAGAGGTAGATCATGCAAGGGAGGCAGAAAGGAAAAGAGTGAATGAGAAGAtatgagggagaaagggaggagaaaagagagacagaaaggggggtgggggtatgagaagaaggagagaggtggagggttaAGTAAGACGTGGCACAGGGGAGTACTATCCATGATCAATAACGGCCTTGTTTTGAAGTCCTTCTTCAACCCCTACACAATGTTGGAGAAACCTCAGGAGAGGCCAGACCAGTGTTTCATTGCAGGAAGAGAGGAACATGAGAGAAAAGGAAAGGGTGaaccagaggggggagggggggggggcatctatGTCGGCCCAAATTGGATAATGACCTCTCTTAGGAAGCAGCAGCACAAAGATTTTTTTGTCAATGCCATTGGGTGGGAGAtgacagatttttaaaaaattaagTGAAATTGTCCACGTTTAGTTTTTGCTGTCTgtgtcagggggagaggagaagacggggaagagaggacaggaaccaTCTCAGTTCTACATACTGATAACTGCATGTACAAGTTATTGTAAAAATTCATTTTAGGTCAGCTAATAATAACAATCACATCATTGTTACTATATGCTATAGTCTAGATGAAGTCTACTAGAAGAGCAATAACAGGGCTATTAATAATAGTACCGTAGTAATCCTCCCTCAACCGAAATAATTGAATCCTTCAAATCTAGATCAAACGCAGTGTGGTTGCCTATAGCCTGGGAACATTCGTGGTGAGGTGACTGGTATGCCTCTTGGGTGCTATTACTTTCCCCCACGGAATGTGTGGTAAACAAGTGGCCCATTGTGTCGCATTGAGTTGTGTGTGCCTTCCCTGCTCGCCGCCCTTTCATATGCAATCTGAGGTAGGCTACAGCAACAGAATGCGTCCACTCAGTAGTATCGCAAAGGCTTTCGTCTTCAGACACATCGCAGCGAAACAcagctggttgtgtgtgtgtgtgtgtgtgtgtgagaaagagagcgaaCACAAGCATaccacacacagtgacagacacaaaGATGTGCTCTCAGTACAGGAACACGAGAGCGAGAGACAGTCAATGTAGTTGGGAAAGCCAGAAGAAAATAAAAGGGGAAACACAATGAAATAAATGTTACAGCGGGTATAAGTGGAACCTACTGAAATAGAATCCTCTATCTTCACAGACGAACTGCAGGGCGTCCACCAGTTCTCCTCCACATAGCGTTTCTGCCGAGGCCACTTCAACGATGTACAGAGTAAGTGCCAGCGCAATGACCAGCACTCGATTTGACGAAGACATCATCTTGACCTGAGGAGAGAACACAACACATCTCAAATCAAACATTCACTGCATACAATACAAACGGACAGGCTAATTGGTGGTGCCTTCCATAGCCACTATTCAGACGTGTCGGTTAAATATATAGCTTTCAGAATCAAAACCCAAAAGTCAGACAATAAGCTTTGAATCAATATCTTGCATAAACGACCCTCACAAATAACCTACGGCGTCTTGAAATGTATCCAATATGATGCGTAAAACAAAATGATTATTTTTTACAGTTAAAAGTCTGGCGCAATTAAACATTTTAATTATGTGCTACTTTGTATTTGAGCTGTATTTTACGCAGTGATCAGCTATCGCCCTATTGCAACTCGAAGAGTTGCTTATTCTGTGGGAAAAGATACCATATCTCTGCTGAACTCTTACACAACCGGCTCAACAAGTTGCAAGACATGCTATTCAATCGGCAACCATCTCAATCACCATACTCAGCATATATTCCCCCTAGCTCACCCGCTGGTAACGGGGAGATTGAGCTCTATCACCCGCAGGACTCGCCCCCTAGTGGTCTTTGAGGTCTCTCCTGTTTGTCCCGAGTTCAGCAAAGGGACGCACTAACAAGATGCGAGTGGAGAAGATCATGTTTCGGCACAACAGTGCCCAGAGTAAGGATCTTAAAAGTGACGGTATTGTAGCCGACTGAAAGGTAGCTAAATGCAAGAATCAACCCATCTCAATATCTGCACCTTTAACATTCTCACCTCGTCAAGTTATTTATATTTCACCGTGTTCTCAAATGGTCCCTTCTCACCAaaacgcgcaaacacacacacaaaaacaagctAGGGTAAAAGCCCAGGAGAGGTTGTCCCAGCCAGCGTATTCGATTACGCATGTTTTTGCAATGTAGAAATAATGATTGTTTTACTTGCATAAAACAAGCAGAAGAGCAAGAAGTGTTGGGTCTCCATAGATTACCTTCATTCTTGTGTTTTCCGTTCTCCGGCAGGTGTGGCAAACTGAGTGGTGTTCGTGTCTTTTCTGGGTTTCCATGTCAATTGGCAGTAATCTAACGTTGAGCGTTATTTGGTTGGAGAGGTTGCAGTTGAGTTAGTTTCCCAGTTGGTGAGGGCTATAGAgatgttgagtgagaggctgTCCCAAAGACCAGGCGACAGGCAAAAGTTCTCAGGGAGAAGTATTATATACCAAAACCCGccccttaccccccccccccctccccttctccatgCCCACTCCCCGCGCATGTCTGAACCGACCGAGAGGGCTCGCGGTCAAGATAAGTGGTCCAACGACACTTTACGGAAaagtgcaagagagagagcgaaagagagtgcgcgcgtgtgtgtgtgtgtgtg
This DNA window, taken from Oncorhynchus kisutch isolate 150728-3 linkage group LG22, Okis_V2, whole genome shotgun sequence, encodes the following:
- the igf2b gene encoding insulin-like growth factor 2, whose protein sequence is METQKRHEHHSVCHTCRRTENTRMKVKMMSSSNRVLVIALALTLYIVEVASAETLCGGELVDALQFVCEDRGFYFSRPTSRSNSRRSQNRGIVEECCFRSCDLNLLEQYCAKPAKSERDVSATSLQIIPMVPTIKQDVPRKHVTVKYSKYEAWQRKAAQRLRRGVPAILRARKFRRQAVKIKAQEQAMFHRPLITLPSKLPPVLPPTDNYVSHN